In the genome of Streptomyces pactum, one region contains:
- a CDS encoding protealysin inhibitor emfourin — protein MRIIVVRTGGFAGIERRAELDTTGRPDARHLEALAHQAVETGTGAEAGPAGSPRGVPDGFHYDITVDGRTAHCADPRLTDAQRELVRTVLKEGA, from the coding sequence ATGCGCATCATCGTGGTCCGTACCGGCGGCTTCGCCGGCATCGAACGCCGGGCCGAGCTGGACACCACCGGCCGCCCGGACGCCCGTCACCTGGAGGCGCTCGCCCACCAGGCGGTGGAGACGGGAACGGGGGCGGAGGCGGGTCCCGCCGGGTCCCCGCGCGGGGTCCCCGACGGCTTCCACTACGACATCACGGTGGACGGCCGTACCGCGCACTGCGCCGACCCCAGGCTCACCGACGCCCAGCGCGAGCTGGTCCGCACCGTCCTCAAGGAAGGCGCCTGA
- a CDS encoding GTPase Era, with amino-acid sequence MGGMSVRTPHSTEPAPGGGSTPHRAGFACFVGRPNAGKSTLTNALVGTKVAITSNRPQTTRHTVRGIVHRPDAQLVLVDTPGLHKPRTLLGERLNDVVRTTWAEVDVIGFCLPADQKLGPGDRYIATELAGIRKTPKIAIVTKTDLVDAQQLAEQLIAVDRLGKELGIEWAEIIPVSAVAAEQGAGAKGEGAGGTGGGKTGPARGAGQVELLADLITPLLPESPPLYPEGDLTDEPEQVMVAELIREAALEGVRDELPHSIAVVVEEMLPREGRPADRPLLDIHANLYIERPSQKGIIIGPKGRRLKEVGTKSRKHIEALLGTPVFLDLHVKVAKDWQRDPKQLRKLGF; translated from the coding sequence ATGGGCGGCATGAGCGTTCGTACCCCGCACTCCACCGAACCCGCGCCGGGCGGCGGCAGCACCCCGCACCGGGCGGGCTTCGCCTGCTTCGTGGGCCGCCCCAACGCGGGCAAGTCCACCCTGACGAACGCTCTGGTCGGCACCAAGGTGGCCATCACCTCCAACCGCCCGCAGACCACCCGGCACACCGTGCGCGGCATCGTGCACCGCCCCGACGCGCAGCTGGTGCTGGTGGACACCCCCGGCCTGCACAAGCCGCGCACGCTGCTCGGCGAGCGCCTCAACGATGTGGTGCGCACCACCTGGGCCGAGGTCGATGTCATCGGCTTCTGTCTGCCCGCGGACCAGAAGCTCGGCCCCGGTGACCGTTACATCGCCACCGAGCTGGCCGGCATCCGCAAGACCCCGAAGATCGCAATCGTCACCAAGACCGACCTGGTGGACGCCCAGCAGCTCGCCGAGCAGCTGATCGCGGTGGACCGGCTCGGCAAGGAGCTGGGCATCGAGTGGGCGGAGATCATCCCGGTCTCCGCGGTCGCCGCCGAGCAGGGCGCCGGGGCCAAGGGCGAGGGCGCCGGGGGCACCGGCGGGGGCAAGACCGGGCCGGCCAGGGGCGCCGGCCAGGTGGAGCTGCTCGCCGATCTGATCACCCCGCTGCTGCCGGAGAGCCCGCCGCTGTACCCGGAGGGCGACCTCACCGACGAGCCCGAGCAGGTGATGGTGGCCGAGCTGATCCGGGAGGCGGCCCTGGAGGGCGTCCGGGACGAGCTGCCGCACTCCATCGCCGTGGTGGTGGAGGAGATGCTGCCGCGCGAGGGCCGCCCGGCCGACCGTCCGCTGCTGGACATCCACGCCAACCTGTACATCGAGCGGCCCAGCCAGAAGGGGATCATCATCGGCCCCAAGGGCAGGCGGCTGAAGGAGGTCGGCACCAAGTCCCGCAAGCACATCGAGGCGCTGCTGGGGACGCCGGTCTTCCTCGACCTCCACGTGAAGGTCGCCAAGGACTGGCAGCGCGACCCCAAGCAGCTGCGCAAGCTGGGCTTCTGA
- a CDS encoding aldo/keto reductase, whose translation MTALPTRALGDLTTSAIGFGAMVLSPGVYGEIDDDRALTALRSALDEGATLIDTSDGYGEDGHNERLIGEAVRGRRDEVVIATKFGFRLPEGVEGHSFPVKYSFEELAVNAEPQHIRGYAQTSLRTLGTDYIDLYYPHFPDPKVPIEETVGAVAELITEGLVRHLGLSNVTADELRRAHAVHPVAAVQAQWSMWAPIDPELHAAARELGVGIVAWSPLGSGFLTGTVRNVGEDDFRRFIPGFQAGNLQANHDRFAPLREIAAEQGVTPGGLALAWLLHQDEHVVPIPGSRTPAHIAENLAAARTELSAETLDRIGRVLAEVAPQGGTRLLG comes from the coding sequence GTGACCGCGCTTCCCACCCGAGCCCTGGGCGACCTGACCACCTCCGCGATCGGCTTCGGCGCGATGGTGCTCTCGCCGGGCGTCTACGGGGAGATCGACGACGACCGCGCGCTGACCGCCCTGCGCTCCGCCCTCGACGAGGGCGCCACGCTGATCGACACCTCCGACGGCTACGGCGAGGACGGGCACAACGAGCGTCTGATCGGCGAGGCCGTCCGGGGCCGCCGCGACGAGGTGGTCATCGCCACCAAGTTCGGGTTCCGCCTCCCCGAGGGCGTCGAGGGCCACTCCTTCCCCGTCAAGTACTCCTTCGAGGAACTGGCGGTCAACGCCGAGCCCCAGCACATCCGCGGCTACGCGCAGACCTCGCTGCGCACCCTGGGCACCGACTACATCGACCTGTACTACCCGCACTTCCCCGACCCGAAGGTGCCGATCGAGGAGACCGTGGGCGCGGTCGCCGAGCTGATCACCGAGGGTCTGGTGCGGCACCTGGGCCTGTCCAACGTCACCGCCGACGAGCTGCGCCGCGCACACGCGGTGCACCCGGTGGCCGCGGTGCAGGCGCAGTGGTCGATGTGGGCGCCGATCGACCCCGAACTGCACGCCGCCGCCCGCGAGCTGGGCGTCGGCATCGTCGCCTGGTCCCCGCTGGGCAGCGGCTTCCTCACCGGCACCGTGCGCAACGTCGGCGAGGACGACTTCCGCCGCTTCATCCCCGGCTTCCAGGCCGGCAACCTCCAGGCGAACCACGACCGCTTCGCGCCGCTGCGGGAGATCGCCGCGGAGCAGGGCGTGACCCCCGGCGGGCTCGCCCTGGCCTGGCTGCTCCACCAGGACGAGCACGTGGTGCCGATCCCGGGCAGCCGTACCCCGGCGCACATCGCGGAGAACCTGGCCGCGGCCCGTACCGAGCTGTCGGCCGAGACGCTGGACCGGATCGGGCGGGTGCTGGCCGAGGTGGCCCCGCAGGGCGGCACCCGGCTGCTGGGCTGA
- a CDS encoding cytidine deaminase, translating to MSEAAPLDPEDQKIITLARSARARNGVPEGAAVRDETGRTYVAGTVALDSLRLSALRTAVAMAVASGATSLEAAAVVSDADAVPDEDRAAVRDLGGAGTPVLLAGPDGVLRTAGTA from the coding sequence ATGAGCGAAGCAGCCCCGCTGGACCCCGAAGACCAGAAGATCATCACGCTCGCCCGCTCCGCGCGCGCCCGCAACGGCGTACCGGAGGGCGCGGCCGTCCGTGACGAGACCGGACGCACCTACGTCGCCGGGACCGTGGCGCTGGACTCGCTCCGGCTCAGCGCCCTGCGCACCGCCGTGGCGATGGCCGTGGCGAGCGGCGCCACCTCCCTGGAGGCCGCCGCCGTGGTCTCCGACGCCGACGCGGTGCCGGACGAGGACCGTGCCGCCGTCCGCGACCTCGGCGGCGCCGGCACCCCGGTGCTGCTGGCCGGGCCCGACGGCGTCCTGCGCACCGCCGGCACCGCCTGA
- a CDS encoding hemolysin family protein, whose protein sequence is MTGQLIVGAVLLVVVAWLAACAEAGLARTTRFRAEEALRSGRRGAAKLMAVAEDPTRYLNVALLVRVASEVAAGAVVTYACVRAFDTTWEALVIAIGVMVLVSYVAVGVSPRTIGAQHPLSTATVAAHVLLPLARVMGPVPQLLILLGNALTPGKGFRKGPFASEAELRALVDLAEKESLIEDEERRMVHSVFELGDTLVREVMVPRTDLVTIERFKTIRQALTLALRSGYSRIPVTGESEDDIVGIVYLKDLARKTHISRDAEAELVSTAMRPAAFVPDTKNAGDLLREMQRERNHVAVVVDEYGGTAGIVTIEDILEEIVGEITDEYDQELPPVEELGEGRYRVTARLDIGDLGELYGLQLDDEDVETVGGLLAKRLGRVPIAGATARMPLPEEGPRPDLAGLRLTAESAAGRRNKIVTVLVEPVAAEEEAVQAEQPAE, encoded by the coding sequence ATGACCGGGCAGCTGATCGTCGGCGCCGTCCTGCTGGTGGTGGTGGCCTGGCTGGCGGCCTGCGCCGAGGCCGGCCTGGCCCGCACCACCCGCTTCCGCGCCGAGGAGGCGCTGCGCTCCGGACGGCGCGGCGCCGCCAAGCTGATGGCGGTGGCCGAGGACCCCACCCGCTACCTCAACGTCGCCCTGCTGGTGCGGGTGGCCAGCGAGGTCGCCGCGGGCGCGGTGGTCACCTACGCCTGTGTGCGGGCGTTCGACACCACCTGGGAGGCGCTGGTCATCGCCATCGGCGTGATGGTGCTGGTCAGCTATGTGGCCGTCGGCGTCTCGCCGCGCACCATCGGCGCCCAGCACCCGCTGAGCACCGCGACCGTCGCCGCCCACGTCCTGCTGCCGCTCGCCCGGGTGATGGGCCCGGTGCCCCAGCTGCTGATCCTGCTGGGCAACGCCCTCACCCCCGGCAAGGGCTTCCGCAAGGGGCCGTTCGCCTCCGAGGCGGAGCTGCGCGCGCTGGTCGACCTCGCCGAGAAGGAGTCGCTGATCGAGGACGAGGAGCGCCGCATGGTGCACTCGGTCTTCGAGCTGGGCGACACCCTGGTGCGGGAGGTGATGGTGCCGCGCACCGACCTGGTCACCATCGAGCGCTTCAAGACCATCCGGCAGGCCCTCACCCTCGCGCTGCGCTCCGGCTACTCCCGGATCCCGGTGACCGGGGAGAGCGAGGACGACATCGTGGGCATCGTCTACCTCAAGGACCTCGCCCGCAAGACGCACATCAGCCGGGACGCCGAGGCCGAACTGGTCTCCACCGCGATGCGCCCGGCGGCGTTCGTCCCGGACACCAAGAACGCCGGCGACCTGCTCCGCGAGATGCAGCGCGAGCGCAACCACGTCGCGGTGGTGGTGGACGAGTACGGCGGCACGGCCGGCATCGTCACCATCGAGGACATCCTGGAGGAGATCGTCGGCGAGATCACCGACGAGTACGACCAGGAGCTGCCGCCGGTGGAGGAGCTGGGGGAGGGCCGCTACCGGGTCACCGCCCGGCTGGACATCGGCGACCTCGGCGAGCTGTACGGGCTGCAACTGGACGACGAGGACGTGGAGACCGTCGGCGGGCTGCTCGCCAAGCGCCTGGGCCGGGTGCCGATCGCGGGTGCCACGGCGCGGATGCCGCTGCCGGAGGAGGGGCCGCGCCCGGACCTGGCCGGGCTGCGGCTGACCGCGGAGTCGGCGGCCGGCCGCCGGAACAAGATCGTCACCGTGCTGGTGGAGCCGGTGGCGGCCGAGGAGGAGGCCGTACAGGCCGAACAGCCCGCGGAGTGA
- the ybeY gene encoding rRNA maturation RNase YbeY, which produces MAIDVNNESGTEIDEQAILDVARYALARMRIHPLSELSVIVVDADAMEQLHLQWMDLPGPTDVMSFPMDELRPPSKDDEEPPQGLLGDIVLCPEVARRQAEEAPTAHTMDEELQLLTVHGVLHLLGYDHEEPDERAEMFGLQAAIIDGWRAERGIEGPSPAPTTR; this is translated from the coding sequence ATGGCGATCGACGTCAACAACGAGTCCGGCACCGAAATCGACGAGCAGGCGATCCTGGACGTCGCCCGCTACGCCCTCGCCCGGATGCGTATCCACCCGCTCTCCGAACTCTCGGTGATCGTCGTAGACGCCGACGCCATGGAGCAGCTGCACCTGCAGTGGATGGACCTGCCCGGCCCCACCGACGTCATGTCCTTCCCGATGGACGAGCTGCGTCCGCCGTCGAAGGACGACGAGGAGCCCCCGCAGGGCCTCCTCGGTGACATCGTGCTCTGCCCGGAGGTCGCCCGGCGGCAGGCGGAGGAGGCACCGACCGCCCACACCATGGACGAGGAGCTGCAGCTGCTCACCGTCCACGGCGTCCTCCACCTCCTCGGCTACGACCACGAGGAACCGGACGAGAGGGCCGAGATGTTCGGGCTGCAGGCCGCGATCATCGACGGCTGGCGGGCCGAGCGCGGGATCGAAGGGCCCTCCCCGGCCCCCACCACCCGATGA
- a CDS encoding PhoH family protein gives MTQTPTGRQAHAQFTVPSKHPMVTVLGSGDSLLRVIEQAFPSTDIHVRGNEVTATGDEREVALVQRLFDEMMLVLRTGQPMTEDAVERSIAMLRAAENGEGGVPESPAEVLTQNILSNRGRTIRPKTLNQKRYVDAIDKHTVVFGIGPAGTGKTYLAMAKAVQALQSKQVNRIILTRPAVEAGERLGFLPGTLYEKIDPYLRPLYDALHDMLDPDSIPRLMAAGTIEVAPLAYMRGRTLNDAFIILDEAQNTNPEQMKMFLTRLGFDSKIVITGDVTQVDLPNGTKSGLRQVREILDGVPDVHFATLTSTDVVRHKLVGRIVDAYEQYDSRNGKQ, from the coding sequence ATGACGCAGACACCCACAGGACGGCAGGCGCACGCCCAGTTCACGGTCCCGAGCAAGCACCCCATGGTCACGGTCCTGGGGTCCGGCGACTCGCTGCTGCGCGTCATCGAGCAGGCGTTCCCGTCCACAGATATCCATGTACGAGGCAATGAGGTCACGGCCACCGGTGACGAGCGTGAAGTCGCCCTGGTGCAGCGCCTCTTCGACGAGATGATGCTGGTGCTGCGCACCGGTCAGCCGATGACGGAGGACGCGGTGGAGCGGTCGATCGCCATGCTGCGGGCGGCGGAGAACGGGGAGGGCGGCGTTCCGGAGAGCCCGGCCGAGGTGCTCACCCAGAACATCCTCTCCAACCGGGGCCGCACCATCCGCCCCAAGACCCTCAACCAGAAGCGCTACGTCGACGCCATCGACAAGCACACCGTGGTCTTCGGCATCGGGCCCGCCGGCACCGGCAAGACCTACCTGGCCATGGCGAAGGCGGTCCAGGCCCTGCAGTCCAAGCAGGTCAACCGGATCATCCTGACCCGGCCGGCGGTCGAGGCGGGGGAGCGGCTGGGCTTCCTGCCGGGCACGCTCTACGAGAAGATCGACCCGTACCTGCGCCCGCTGTACGACGCGCTGCACGACATGCTCGACCCCGACTCCATCCCGCGGCTGATGGCCGCCGGGACGATCGAGGTGGCGCCGCTGGCGTACATGCGCGGCCGGACGCTCAACGACGCGTTCATCATTCTCGACGAGGCGCAGAACACCAACCCCGAGCAGATGAAGATGTTCCTCACCCGGCTCGGCTTCGACTCCAAGATAGTGATCACCGGAGACGTCACCCAGGTCGACCTGCCGAACGGGACCAAGAGCGGTCTGCGCCAGGTGCGGGAGATCCTGGACGGCGTCCCGGACGTCCACTTCGCCACGCTCACCAGTACCGACGTGGTCCGGCACAAGCTGGTCGGCCGTATTGTCGACGCGTACGAGCAGTACGACAGCCGCAACGGGAAGCAGTAG
- a CDS encoding PfkB family carbohydrate kinase, translating into MTTHDGDQPDRSPALLDPLAALRRPGDPPWDVYLTGTVFLDIIFTGLDSAPVRGTESWARGMGSSPGGVANMATALARLGLRTSLAAAFGDDIYGDYCREALETGEGIDLSRSRTVPGWHSPVTVSMAYEGERTMVSHGHQAPPCGGAPHGALTTAGPGRGPGGDPTGPPHSRAAIAALVPGSREEWIARAAAEGCRIFADVGWDDTGRWDPADLADLEHCEAFLPNAAEAMRYTRTDCPRAAAHALADRVPLAVVTLGAEGAYAVDGRTGETAEVPAIAVEALDPTGAGDVFVAGFVTGTLAEWPLADRLAFAGLTAALSVQEFGGSLSAPGWAEVAAWWQHMKSYAGTPGGTAAAQDPSALRRYDFLDRMVPTAPRPWPLARAVPTIGFRKA; encoded by the coding sequence GTGACGACACACGACGGCGACCAGCCCGACCGCTCCCCGGCCCTGCTGGACCCGCTGGCCGCGCTGCGCCGGCCCGGTGACCCGCCGTGGGACGTCTACCTCACCGGCACGGTGTTCCTCGACATCATCTTCACCGGCCTGGACTCCGCACCGGTGCGCGGCACCGAGTCGTGGGCCCGGGGCATGGGCTCCAGCCCCGGCGGGGTGGCCAACATGGCGACCGCGCTGGCCCGGCTGGGGCTGCGCACCTCGCTCGCCGCCGCGTTCGGCGACGACATCTACGGCGACTACTGCCGGGAGGCGCTGGAGACCGGCGAGGGCATCGACCTGTCGCGGTCGCGCACGGTGCCCGGCTGGCACTCCCCGGTGACGGTCTCCATGGCCTACGAGGGCGAGCGCACCATGGTCTCGCACGGGCACCAGGCGCCGCCCTGCGGCGGGGCGCCGCACGGGGCGCTCACCACGGCCGGCCCCGGCCGGGGACCCGGCGGCGACCCCACCGGCCCGCCGCACTCCAGGGCGGCCATCGCCGCCCTGGTGCCGGGCAGCCGGGAGGAGTGGATCGCCCGGGCGGCCGCCGAGGGCTGCCGGATCTTCGCCGACGTCGGCTGGGACGACACCGGCCGCTGGGACCCGGCCGACCTCGCCGACCTGGAGCACTGCGAGGCGTTCCTGCCCAACGCCGCCGAGGCGATGCGCTACACCCGGACCGACTGCCCGCGCGCCGCCGCCCACGCGCTGGCCGACCGGGTGCCGCTGGCGGTGGTGACGCTGGGTGCCGAGGGCGCGTACGCGGTGGACGGGCGGACCGGCGAGACCGCGGAGGTGCCGGCCATCGCGGTGGAGGCGCTGGACCCCACCGGCGCGGGGGACGTGTTCGTGGCCGGCTTCGTCACCGGCACCCTGGCCGAGTGGCCGCTCGCCGACCGGCTGGCGTTCGCCGGGCTGACCGCCGCCCTGTCGGTGCAGGAGTTCGGCGGTTCGCTCTCCGCACCCGGCTGGGCCGAAGTGGCCGCCTGGTGGCAGCACATGAAGTCCTACGCGGGCACGCCGGGCGGCACCGCCGCCGCCCAGGACCCCTCCGCCCTCCGCCGCTACGACTTCCTGGACCGCATGGTGCCCACCGCGCCCCGCCCCTGGCCGCTGGCCCGGGCGGTGCCGACCATCGGCTTCCGGAAGGCCTGA
- a CDS encoding ATP-binding protein, producing MAEQTAPSATGRGLSPGGAPGRTSVTRVTAHPEEIQHVRRQANEQLRLWGHPKHVRQVVAQGISELLTNVHKHVGHRAPCTLSLVELDGGVRVMVHDSSPEMAVPAEVAWDAETGRGLILLKAMVAELSSEPTPTGKVVSFLVTDPAEESDDGWGPAPA from the coding sequence ATGGCAGAACAGACAGCCCCGAGCGCCACCGGGCGGGGGCTCTCCCCGGGCGGCGCCCCGGGGCGTACCAGCGTCACCCGGGTGACCGCCCACCCGGAGGAGATCCAGCACGTACGGCGGCAGGCCAACGAGCAGCTACGGCTGTGGGGTCACCCCAAGCACGTCCGCCAGGTCGTCGCGCAGGGCATCAGCGAGCTGCTGACCAACGTGCACAAGCACGTCGGGCACCGGGCGCCGTGCACGCTGTCGCTGGTCGAGCTGGACGGCGGGGTGCGGGTGATGGTCCACGACTCCAGCCCGGAGATGGCCGTGCCGGCCGAGGTCGCCTGGGACGCGGAGACCGGCCGGGGCCTGATCCTGCTGAAGGCGATGGTGGCCGAGCTGTCCTCGGAACCGACCCCGACCGGGAAGGTGGTGTCCTTCCTCGTCACCGACCCGGCGGAGGAGTCCGACGACGGCTGGGGACCGGCACCCGCGTGA
- a CDS encoding ribonuclease Z, with protein MSVRELVVLGTASQVPTRHRNHNGYLLRWDGQGILFDPGEGTQRQMLRAGVAAHDIHRICVTHFHGDHSLGLAGVIQRINLDRVPHPVTAHFPASGRRFFERLRYATAYRETVSIAEEPVAADGVLARTPGYLLEARRLSHPVESFGYRLTEPDGRRMLPGRLAEHGVAGPDVGRLQRAASLVVDGRTVTLDEVSEVRYGQRFAFVMDTRLCDGVYALAQGCDLLVIESTFLDQDEALATEHGHLTAGQAGAVAAASGVRHLVLTHFSQRYDDPAVFAEQARAAGFEGELTVARDLTRVPVPSRRRTPPPGR; from the coding sequence TTGTCGGTACGCGAACTGGTCGTCCTGGGCACCGCCAGCCAGGTCCCCACCCGGCACCGCAACCACAACGGGTACCTGCTGCGCTGGGACGGCCAGGGCATCCTCTTCGATCCCGGGGAGGGCACCCAGCGCCAGATGCTGCGCGCCGGGGTGGCCGCGCACGACATCCACCGGATCTGTGTGACGCACTTCCACGGCGACCACTCGCTGGGGCTGGCCGGGGTCATCCAGCGGATCAACCTCGACCGGGTGCCGCACCCGGTGACCGCCCACTTCCCGGCGAGCGGCCGGCGCTTCTTCGAACGGCTGCGGTACGCCACCGCCTACCGGGAGACGGTGTCCATCGCCGAGGAACCGGTGGCCGCCGACGGGGTGCTGGCCCGCACGCCCGGGTACCTGCTGGAGGCGCGGCGGCTCTCCCACCCCGTGGAGTCCTTCGGCTACCGGCTGACCGAGCCGGACGGCCGCCGGATGCTCCCCGGGCGGCTGGCCGAACACGGCGTCGCCGGGCCCGACGTGGGCCGGCTGCAGCGCGCCGCTTCGCTGGTGGTGGACGGGCGGACGGTCACCCTCGACGAGGTGAGCGAGGTCCGGTACGGGCAGCGCTTCGCGTTCGTCATGGACACCCGGCTGTGCGACGGGGTGTACGCGCTCGCCCAGGGCTGCGACCTGCTGGTCATCGAGTCCACGTTCCTGGACCAGGACGAGGCGCTGGCCACCGAGCACGGCCACCTGACGGCAGGTCAGGCCGGCGCGGTGGCCGCCGCCTCGGGCGTGCGGCACCTGGTGCTCACGCACTTCTCGCAGCGGTACGACGACCCGGCGGTCTTCGCCGAACAGGCGCGCGCCGCGGGCTTCGAGGGGGAGCTGACCGTCGCCCGCGACCTCACGCGGGTGCCGGTCCCCAGCCGTCGTCGGACTCCTCCGCCGGGTCGGTGA
- a CDS encoding histidine triad nucleotide-binding protein, which produces MAGEPQADCLFCKIVTGEVPADVVRDTATTLAFRDINPQAPTHVLVIPKVHHPDAASLAAAEPGVAADVLREAGEVAKVEGIDGSGYRIILNTGSGAGQTVFHAHAHVLGGRGFNWPPG; this is translated from the coding sequence GTGGCGGGAGAACCGCAGGCGGACTGCCTGTTCTGCAAGATCGTGACGGGGGAGGTGCCCGCGGACGTGGTCCGGGACACCGCCACCACCCTCGCCTTCCGTGACATAAACCCGCAGGCCCCCACCCACGTCCTGGTGATCCCCAAGGTCCACCACCCGGACGCCGCGTCGCTGGCGGCCGCCGAGCCGGGCGTCGCGGCGGACGTGCTGCGCGAGGCCGGCGAGGTCGCCAAGGTGGAGGGAATCGACGGCAGCGGCTACCGGATCATCCTCAACACCGGTTCCGGGGCCGGCCAGACCGTCTTCCACGCCCACGCCCACGTCCTCGGCGGACGCGGCTTCAACTGGCCGCCCGGGTAA
- a CDS encoding 16S rRNA (uracil(1498)-N(3))-methyltransferase, with protein sequence MTAPVFVVETVPGAGEYVLDGPEGRHAVSVRRLHAGEQVVLTDGEGAWAEGVVRAAEGKDRLVVDVTRGRAVAEEPSPRITVVQALPKGDRGEVAVETMTETGVDAIVPWTASRCITQWRGDRGAKSLAKWRATAREAGKQSRRVRFPRVYDAMSTKEVARLLAGADLAAVLHEDREAGSAPLATATLPAGGEIVLVVGPEGGVSPEELAVFAEAGAAPYRLGPSVLRTSTAGTAAVALLLGRTGRWS encoded by the coding sequence GTGACCGCCCCGGTGTTCGTGGTGGAGACCGTCCCCGGTGCCGGCGAGTACGTCCTGGACGGGCCCGAGGGGCGGCACGCCGTCTCGGTGCGACGGCTCCACGCCGGCGAGCAGGTGGTGCTCACCGACGGGGAGGGCGCCTGGGCCGAGGGGGTGGTGCGCGCCGCCGAGGGCAAGGACCGGCTGGTGGTCGACGTCACCCGCGGGCGTGCCGTCGCCGAGGAGCCCTCGCCCCGGATCACGGTCGTCCAGGCACTGCCCAAGGGCGACCGCGGCGAGGTCGCCGTGGAGACCATGACCGAGACCGGGGTGGACGCGATCGTGCCCTGGACCGCCTCCCGCTGCATCACCCAGTGGCGCGGCGACCGGGGCGCGAAGTCCCTCGCCAAGTGGCGGGCCACCGCGCGGGAGGCCGGCAAGCAGTCCCGCCGGGTGCGGTTCCCCCGGGTGTACGACGCGATGTCCACCAAAGAGGTCGCACGGCTGCTCGCCGGCGCCGATCTCGCCGCCGTCCTGCACGAGGACCGGGAGGCCGGCAGCGCACCGCTGGCCACCGCCACCCTGCCCGCCGGTGGCGAGATCGTGCTCGTCGTCGGGCCCGAAGGCGGGGTCTCCCCGGAGGAGTTGGCGGTCTTCGCGGAGGCGGGGGCGGCACCGTACCGGCTCGGGCCCAGTGTGCTGCGCACCTCCACCGCCGGCACCGCGGCGGTGGCGCTGCTGCTGGGACGTACCGGCCGCTGGTCCTGA
- a CDS encoding nitronate monooxygenase codes for MSSALTDLFRYPIVQAPMAGGASCPQLAATVSEAGGLGFLAAGYKTPEAMYEEIKQLRAQTDRPFGVNLFMPQPATADPAAVEVYREQLAGEASWYETELGDPDSGNDDAYEVKLAILLEDPVPVVSFTFGCPSRPVLEAFARAGTRTVVTVTSPVEAQAAYRAGADAVCVQGVEAGGHQGTHRDDPQADGTGAGFGLLALVALVREAVPLPIVAAGGLMRGSQIAAVLAAGASAAQLGTAFLVCPESAASPLHKRALTDPLFTRTELTRAFSGRPARGLVNRFVREHGRYAPAAYPQVHHLTSGLRKAAARAGDPQAMALWAGQGHRLARELPAGRLVELLAAELDQALGGLPLRGGVVS; via the coding sequence ATGTCCTCTGCGCTGACCGATCTTTTTCGGTACCCGATCGTGCAGGCCCCCATGGCCGGTGGCGCCTCCTGTCCCCAGCTCGCCGCGACCGTCTCCGAGGCGGGCGGCCTCGGCTTCCTCGCCGCGGGCTACAAGACGCCGGAGGCGATGTACGAGGAGATCAAACAGCTCCGCGCGCAGACCGACCGCCCCTTCGGGGTGAACCTCTTCATGCCGCAGCCGGCCACCGCCGACCCGGCCGCCGTGGAGGTCTACCGCGAACAGCTGGCCGGTGAGGCGTCCTGGTACGAGACGGAGCTGGGCGACCCCGACTCGGGCAACGACGACGCCTACGAGGTCAAGCTCGCCATACTGTTGGAGGACCCGGTCCCGGTGGTCTCCTTCACCTTCGGCTGCCCCTCCCGCCCGGTGCTGGAGGCGTTCGCCCGGGCGGGGACCCGGACCGTGGTCACCGTCACCTCCCCTGTGGAGGCCCAGGCCGCGTACCGGGCGGGTGCCGACGCCGTCTGCGTCCAGGGCGTCGAGGCGGGCGGCCACCAGGGCACCCACCGGGACGACCCGCAGGCCGACGGCACCGGCGCCGGCTTCGGCCTGCTGGCGCTGGTCGCCCTGGTCCGGGAAGCGGTGCCGCTGCCGATCGTCGCGGCCGGCGGACTGATGCGCGGCTCGCAGATCGCCGCGGTCCTGGCGGCGGGGGCGAGCGCCGCCCAGCTGGGCACCGCGTTCCTGGTCTGCCCGGAGTCGGCCGCCAGCCCGCTGCACAAGAGGGCGCTGACCGACCCGCTGTTCACCCGCACCGAGCTGACCCGCGCCTTCTCCGGCCGGCCGGCCCGCGGCCTGGTCAACCGCTTCGTGCGGGAGCACGGCCGGTACGCCCCCGCCGCCTACCCGCAGGTGCACCACCTCACCTCCGGGCTGCGCAAGGCGGCGGCCAGGGCGGGCGACCCGCAGGCCATGGCGCTGTGGGCCGGGCAGGGCCACCGGCTGGCCCGGGAGCTGCCGGCCGGCCGGCTGGTGGAACTCCTCGCGGCCGAGCTGGACCAGGCGCTCGGTGGCCTCCCGCTGCGCGGCGGAGTGGTCTCGTGA